AGCATGCAGACGCATCTGGAACTGACGCTGGAAGCAATGTGCCGCGGCATCAAATTTGAAAAAGTAGATCTCTATCGTTCGGATGCCACTGAATGGCTGATCCTGGACGAAGCAACCCTGCTGCCGCCGCTTTCTGCCTTGCAGGGGATCGGCGCCAATGCGGCCGCAGCCATCGTGGCGGCCCGGGCGGAAGGGGAATTTACCTCGGTTGAAGATCTCGCCGTGCGCGGCCGCGCCAATAAAACCGTCATCGAAACGCTGCGGCTGCACGGCTGCCTGGGTCAGTTAAGTGAAACAGATCAATTGACACTATTTTAAAGAGGAGGCGATCCCAGTGGAACAGACTAAAATTGAACGCTTGAATCAGCTTGCCAAAAAAGCAAAAGCAGAAGGTTTAACAGAAGCGGAATTGGCGGAACGCGATCTGCTGCGCAAGCAATACATTGCAGCCTACCGCAGTAACCTGG
The sequence above is a segment of the Negativicutes bacterium genome. Coding sequences within it:
- a CDS encoding DUF896 domain-containing protein, with the translated sequence MEQTKIERLNQLAKKAKAEGLTEAELAERDLLRKQYIAAYRSNLEAQLENIVVLKPDGSQEKLPKKEK